One window of the Falco biarmicus isolate bFalBia1 chromosome Z, bFalBia1.pri, whole genome shotgun sequence genome contains the following:
- the TNPO1 gene encoding transportin-1: MEYEWKPDEQGLQQILQLLKESQSPDTTTQRAVQQKLEQLNQYPDFNNYLIFVLTKLKSEDEPTRSLSGLILKNNVKAHFHNFPSGVTDFIKSECLNNIGDSSPLIRATVGILITTIASKGELQNWPELLPKLCSLLDSEDYNTCEGAFGALQKICEDSAEILDSDVLDRPLNIMIPKFLQFFKHSSPKIRSHAVACVNQFIISRTQALMLHIDSFIENLFALAGDEEPEVRKNVCRALVMLLEVRMDRLLPHMISIVEYMLQRTQDQDENVALEACEFWLTLAEQPICKDVLCRHLTKLIPVLVNGMKYSEIDIILLKGDVEEDEAIPDSEQDIRPRFHRSRTVAQQHEEDGIEDDDDDDDELDDDDTISDWNLRKCSAAALDVLANVFRDELLPHILPLLKELLFHPEWVVKESGILVLGAIAEGCMQGMIPYLPELIPHLIQCLSDKKALVRSITCWTLSRYAHWVVSQPPDTYLKPLMTELLKRILDSNKRVQEAACSAFATLEEEACTELVPYLAYILDTLVFAFSKYQHKNLLILYDAIGTLADSVGHHLNKPEYIQMLMPPLIQKWNMLKDEDKDLFPLLECLSSVATALQSGFLPYCEPVYQRCVNLVQKTLAQAMLHNAQPDQYEAPDKDFMIVALDLLSGLAEGLGGNIEQLVARSNILTLMYQCMQDKMPEVRQSSFALLGDLTKACFQHVKPCIADFMPILGTNLNPEFISVCNNATWAIGEISIQMGIEMQPYIPMVLHQLVEIINRPNTPKTLLENTAITIGRLGYVCPQEVAPMLQQFIRPWCTSLRNIRDNEEKDSAFRGICTMISVNPSGVVQDFIFFCDAVASWISPKDDLRDMFCKILHGFKNQVGDENWRRFSDQFPLPLKERLAAYYGV, translated from the exons ATGAACCAACACGTTCCTTGAGTGGTCTCATCTTGAAGAATAAtgtaaaagcacattttcacaACTTTCCCAGTGGTGTAACTGACTTCATTAAAAGCGAATGTCTGAACAATATTGGTGATTCCTCCCCCTTAATTAGAGCTACTGTAG GCATTTTGATAACAACCATTGCTTCAAAAGGGGAGTTACAGAATTGGCCTGAACTCTTACCAAAGCTTTGCAGCCTGTTGGATTCTGAAGATTACAATACCTGTGAG ggtgCTTTTGGCGCTCTTCAGAAGATATGTGAAGATTCTGCTGAAATTTTAGATAGTGATGTATTGGACCGACCACTCAATATCATGATACCTAAGTTCTTGCAGTTCTTCAAGCATAGCAGTCCAAAAATAAG GTCTCATGCTGTTGCATGTGTCAATCAATTTATCATCAGCCGAACTCAAGCTCTTATGTTGCACATCGATTCTTTTATTGAG AATCTGTTTGCACTTGCTGGTGATGAGGAGCCTGAAGTGCGCAAAAATGTTTGCCGTGCTCTGGTAATGTTGCTGGAAGTTCGAATGGATCGCCTGCTTCCACATATGATTAGTATAGTTGAG TACATGCTTCAAAGGACCCAGGACCAAGATGAAAATGTGGCTTTGGAGGCTTGTGAGTTTTGGCTGACTTTGGCTGAACAGCCGATTTGTAAAGACGTATTATGTCGGCATCTTACTAA GCTGATACCTGTGCTGGTAAATGGTATGAAATATTCAGAGATCGATATTATTCTGTTGAAG GGGGATGTTGAAGAAGATGAAGCTATTCCAGACAGTGAGCAAGACATACGACCTCGTTTTCATCGTTCACGGACAGTGGCTCAGCAGCATGAAGAAGATGGTATTGAAGATGATgacgatgatgatgatgaacTTGATGATGATGATACTATTTCTGACTGGAATTTAA GAaaatgttctgctgctgctctagaTGTCCTAGCCAATGTGTTTCGTGATGAACTTCTGCCACACATCTTGCCCCTTTTGAAGGAATTGCTTTTCCATCCTGAATGGGTAGTTAAAGAATCTGGTATCCTTGTTCTTGGAGCAATTGCAGAAG gcTGCATGCAGGGTATGATTCCATATCTTCCTGAGCTGATCCCTCACCTTATTCAGTGCCTCTCCGACAAAAAGGCTCTTGTGCGCTCCATTACATGCTGGACTCTTAGTCGCTATGCACACTGGGTAGTTAGTCAACCCCCAGACACATACTTGAAGCCATTAATGACTGAGTTGCTAAAGCGTATCCTGGATAGCAACAAGAGAGTACAGGAAGCTGCCTGCAG TGCCTTTGCTACTCTAGAAGAGGAGGCTTGTACAGAGCTTGTTCCTTATCTTGCATATATACTTGACACTTTGGTCTTCGCATTTAGTAAATACCAGCATAAAAATCTGCTCATTCTTTATGATGCGATAGGAACTCTAGCAGATTCTGTAGGACATCATCTAAATAAACCA GAGTATATTCAGATGCTAATGCCTCCATTAATCCAGAAGTGGAACATGTTGAAGGATGAAGATAAAGATCTCTTCCCTTTATTAGAg tgccTGTCGTCAGTTGCTACTGCCTTGCAATCTGGCTTCCTTCCATACTGTGAACCTGTGTACCAGCGTTGTGTAAATCTGGTACAGAAGACACTTGCACAAGCCATG TTGCATAATGCTCAGCCAGACCAATATGAGGCTCCAGATAAAGATTTCATGATTGTGGCGCTTGATTTACTCAGTGGTTTAGCTGAAGGACTTGGAGGCAACATTGAACAGCTAGTGGCTCGCAGCAATATCCTGACACTAATGTACCAATGCATGCAG GATAAAATGCCTGAGGTACGGCAGAGTTCTTTTGCGTTGTTAGGTGATCTGACAAAGGCCTGTTTTCAGCATGTTAAACCTTGCATTG CTGATTTCATGCCAATTTTGGGAACCAACCTAAACCCTGAATTCATTTCTGTGTGTAACAATGCCACGTGGGCAATTGGAGAAATCTCCATCCAGATGG GTATAGAGATGCAGCCTTATATTCCAATGGTGTTGCACCAGCTTGTAGAAATAATTAACAGACCAAACACACCAAAGACGTTGTTAGAGAACACAG CAATAACAATTGGTCGTCTTGGTTACGTTTGTCCTCAAGAGGTGGCCCCCATGCTACAGCAGTTTATAAGACCCTG GTGCACCTCTCTGCGAAACATAAGAGACAATGAGGAAAAGGATTCAGCGTTCCGTGGGATATGTACCATGATCTCGGTCAACCCTAGTGGAGTAGTCCAA gactttatttttttttgtgatgctgTTGCATCGTGGATTAGCCCAAAAGATGATCTCCGAGACATGTTCTGTAAG ATTCTTCATggatttaaaaatcaagttgGGGATGAGAATTGGAGGCGTTTCTCTGACCAGTTTCCTCTTCCCTTAAAAGAGCGCCTTGCAGCTTACTATGGAGTTTAA